In Polaribacter sp. L3A8, a genomic segment contains:
- a CDS encoding HU family DNA-binding protein — MNKSDLIDAMAADAGISKVAAKAALESFTDNVTASLKSGDKVALVGFGTFSVSNRAARTGRNPQTGNTIQIAAKNVAKFKAGAGLSDAVN; from the coding sequence ATGAACAAGTCAGATTTAATCGATGCAATGGCTGCTGATGCAGGAATTTCTAAAGTAGCAGCTAAAGCGGCATTAGAATCTTTTACAGATAACGTAACTGCTTCTTTAAAAAGTGGTGATAAAGTTGCTTTAGTAGGATTTGGTACATTCTCTGTATCTAACAGAGCTGCTAGAACTGGTAGAAATCCTCAAACAGGAAACACTATTCAAATTGCAGCTAAAAACGTAGCAAAATTTAAAGCAGGAGCTGGTTTAAGCGATGCTGTAAACTAA
- a CDS encoding YqgE/AlgH family protein encodes MELNKGKLLIAEPAILNDSSFNRTIVLLTEHTCNNSVGFILNRPLNYTINDLLPEIDCNFPVYQGGPVEQDNLYFVHKIPQLLPDSIEVANGIFWGGSFECLKDLLNNATLNTSDIRFFLGYSGWEKEQLEEEMNQNSWFVGENDFENIFSMDDESLWKNKLLQKGGNYKLWANAPSDFNLN; translated from the coding sequence TTGGAACTAAATAAAGGTAAATTATTAATTGCGGAACCCGCTATTTTAAATGATAGCTCATTTAATAGAACCATTGTTTTACTCACAGAACATACATGTAATAACTCTGTTGGTTTTATTTTAAATAGACCATTAAACTATACTATTAACGATTTACTGCCAGAAATTGATTGTAATTTTCCTGTATATCAAGGCGGACCGGTAGAACAAGACAATTTATACTTTGTGCACAAAATACCACAACTACTACCAGATAGCATAGAAGTTGCCAATGGTATTTTTTGGGGCGGAAGTTTTGAATGTTTAAAAGACTTATTAAACAACGCCACATTAAACACTTCCGATATTCGATTCTTTCTAGGCTATTCTGGTTGGGAAAAAGAACAACTCGAAGAGGAAATGAATCAAAACTCCTGGTTTGTAGGAGAAAATGATTTCGAAAATATTTTTTCTATGGATGATGAAAGCCTTTGGAAAAATAAATTATTACAAAAAGGAGGTAATTACAAACTTTGGGCAAACGCTCCTAGCGATTTCAATTTAAATTAA
- a CDS encoding aminotransferase class IV has protein sequence MMNFNGELLNSEDLNLSSENRAFKYGDAIFETVKVMHKKVVFWEDHYFRLMASMRMLRMKIPLEFTLEFLEQEILKTVASCEDTNTYRVRLNVFRKDGGLYTPKTNKIDYTIEAHTSSYQTKKAYSLDVFKDFYNFSGLLSTVKTNNRMLNTLASIFADENDVDNCILLNEKKGVVEVTNGNIFIVKGNVIKTPALTEGCIKGITRNKVIEILSKNKDFTLEETSISPFEVQKADEVFITNAIIGVQPVTSYKKKTFTTELGAKIAGNLKVLQITGV, from the coding sequence ATGATGAATTTTAATGGGGAATTATTGAATTCAGAAGATCTAAACTTATCTTCAGAAAACAGAGCTTTTAAATATGGTGACGCTATTTTTGAAACCGTAAAAGTAATGCATAAAAAAGTTGTTTTCTGGGAAGATCATTATTTTAGATTAATGGCTTCTATGAGAATGTTACGTATGAAAATTCCTTTAGAGTTTACTTTGGAGTTTTTAGAGCAAGAAATTTTAAAAACAGTTGCTTCTTGTGAAGATACAAATACATATAGAGTCCGTTTAAATGTTTTTAGAAAAGATGGCGGTTTGTACACTCCTAAAACAAATAAAATAGATTACACAATAGAGGCTCATACAAGTTCTTATCAAACTAAAAAAGCATACTCTTTAGATGTTTTTAAAGATTTTTATAATTTTTCTGGACTTTTATCTACTGTAAAAACGAATAATAGAATGTTAAATACTTTGGCAAGTATTTTTGCTGATGAAAATGATGTAGATAATTGTATTCTATTAAATGAGAAAAAGGGAGTAGTAGAGGTTACCAACGGAAACATCTTTATTGTGAAAGGAAATGTTATTAAAACGCCTGCTTTAACAGAGGGTTGTATAAAAGGGATTACACGTAATAAAGTAATAGAAATTTTATCTAAGAATAAAGATTTTACGCTAGAAGAAACTTCAATATCACCTTTCGAGGTTCAAAAAGCAGATGAAGTATTTATAACAAATGCAATTATTGGGGTGCAACCGGTAACGAGTTATAAGAAAAAAACATTTACAACAGAGCTTGGTGCTAAAATAGCAGGTAACTTAAAGGTGTTACAGATTACTGGAGTTTAA
- a CDS encoding START-like domain-containing protein has protein sequence MDKIKFELEISIHASPHMLYQYISSPSNLQEWFADKVNSRGKEYSFTWEGEEEIAELITKKTDDRIRFKWLESQGDDSFFEIKIQVDALTKDVSLIITDFADDEDDVEEAKQLWENQIDELRHTIGA, from the coding sequence ATGGATAAAATAAAATTCGAACTAGAAATTTCAATTCACGCATCTCCACATATGTTGTATCAATACATCTCATCACCTTCTAATTTACAAGAATGGTTTGCAGATAAAGTGAATTCTAGAGGGAAAGAGTATAGTTTTACCTGGGAAGGAGAAGAAGAAATTGCAGAATTAATTACTAAGAAAACAGATGATAGAATTCGTTTTAAATGGTTAGAAAGCCAAGGAGATGACAGTTTTTTTGAAATTAAAATTCAAGTAGATGCATTAACAAAAGATGTTTCTTTAATAATTACCGATTTTGCTGATGATGAAGATGATGTTGAAGAAGCAAAACAATTATGGGAAAATCAAATAGATGAATTAAGACATACTATAGGTGCTTAA
- a CDS encoding ISAon1 family transposase, producing MSVSNNATSTSTVANFYGVNPRSLQRQYKDYLSDFKAWDQQKHATDWLLFAKNLGTHLSLDETAFSNGDLYTIITNKLAKGKKGAIVAMIKGTKAEVVIKILHKIPLKHRKKVREVTLDMAGNMGLIVKKSFPNAALVIDRFHVQKLALDALQEIRIKHRWEAIDVENDAIENARSKSLKYTQKLLPNGDTLKQLLARSRYLLYKSSSKWTKNQSIRAEILFEKYPDIEKAYKLCQNLSWIFNNTTDKTSALIRLAKWDEKVRQAHFKSFNTIARTMSIHYKNILNYFDNRSTNASAESFNAKI from the coding sequence ATATCAGTAAGTAATAACGCCACTAGCACTAGTACTGTAGCTAATTTCTACGGGGTAAATCCCAGAAGTTTACAAAGACAGTATAAGGATTATTTAAGTGATTTTAAAGCTTGGGATCAACAGAAGCACGCAACAGACTGGTTATTGTTTGCAAAGAATTTAGGGACTCACTTATCACTTGATGAAACTGCCTTTTCTAACGGTGATTTATATACCATAATAACAAATAAATTAGCTAAAGGAAAGAAAGGAGCAATAGTAGCCATGATCAAAGGAACTAAAGCTGAAGTTGTCATAAAAATACTTCATAAAATTCCTTTAAAACATAGGAAGAAAGTCAGGGAAGTAACCTTGGATATGGCAGGAAATATGGGGCTTATAGTCAAGAAATCCTTTCCAAACGCTGCCTTAGTAATAGATCGTTTTCATGTGCAAAAATTAGCATTAGATGCACTGCAAGAAATAAGAATTAAACATCGGTGGGAAGCGATTGATGTTGAGAATGATGCCATTGAAAACGCCAGAAGTAAATCTTTAAAATACACCCAAAAACTATTACCAAATGGAGATACACTCAAACAACTATTAGCTAGAAGCAGATATCTATTATATAAATCAAGTAGTAAATGGACTAAAAATCAATCTATAAGAGCAGAAATATTGTTTGAAAAATATCCTGATATAGAGAAAGCATACAAGTTATGTCAAAATCTATCTTGGATATTCAATAACACTACAGACAAAACATCAGCACTTATAAGACTTGCTAAATGGGATGAAAAAGTAAGACAGGCACACTTTAAAAGCTTCAACACTATAGCTAGAACGATGTCGATACATTATAAAAACATCTTAAACTATTTTGATAATCGAAGTACGAATGCATCAGCAGAATCATTCAATGCTAAAATTTAA
- a CDS encoding ISAon1 family transposase N-terminal region protein, producing MDTSIELTKLLLPEILVDYFKLTKHEVKNGELHFHFTELNTIPEEFKALKLNSKGFFPEATVQDFPIRGKNVFLHVIRRRWVEENSKKVVTRDWQLVAKGTRITSEFAAFLKDISK from the coding sequence TTGGATACTTCAATTGAACTAACAAAACTATTATTACCAGAAATTCTTGTTGACTATTTTAAACTAACTAAGCACGAAGTTAAAAATGGAGAACTTCATTTCCATTTCACAGAATTAAATACGATTCCTGAAGAATTCAAAGCACTTAAATTAAATTCTAAAGGTTTCTTTCCTGAAGCTACTGTTCAAGATTTCCCAATTCGAGGTAAAAACGTTTTTCTACACGTTATTAGACGACGTTGGGTTGAGGAAAATTCTAAAAAAGTGGTTACTAGAGATTGGCAATTAGTAGCAAAAGGCACTAGAATAACTAGTGAATTTGCTGCTTTTTTAAAAGATATCAGTAAGTAA
- a CDS encoding IS982 family transposase: MISDSKIIEIFCSLDDFMKEFNLILNKNSISDGSTTKKRNRKFKMSDSEVMTILVIFHLKSYRNLKHFYLNHICKYRQDLFPDCVSYNRFVELQKKVTQPLAVFMKMYCLGDCTGISFIDSTPLKVCHYKREKQHQVFKDIAKKSYGTMGWYFGFKLHIVCNDKGEIIDFMFTPANVDDRFPLKQKKFHDKLFGKIFGDKGYIGKDLFERLFVDGIHLITKVRKNMKKKAMDYMDKVILRKRAIIETVNDVLKNTCQIEHSRHRSFDNFITNMISGLIAYSFLPKKPSIKIPNMLPNIAID, translated from the coding sequence ATGATTTCTGATAGTAAAATTATAGAAATTTTCTGTTCTTTAGATGATTTTATGAAAGAATTTAACTTAATTCTTAATAAAAACAGCATTTCTGATGGTTCAACAACTAAAAAACGTAATAGAAAGTTCAAAATGTCTGATAGTGAAGTGATGACCATACTTGTTATATTTCACCTAAAGTCTTACCGAAACCTTAAACACTTTTACTTAAACCATATTTGTAAATACAGACAAGATCTGTTTCCAGATTGTGTTTCTTATAATAGATTTGTAGAACTTCAAAAAAAGGTTACACAACCTTTAGCCGTTTTTATGAAAATGTATTGTTTAGGCGATTGCACAGGTATCTCTTTTATTGATTCTACTCCTTTAAAAGTATGTCACTATAAAAGAGAAAAACAACATCAAGTATTTAAAGATATTGCCAAAAAAAGCTATGGAACTATGGGGTGGTATTTTGGATTTAAACTACATATTGTCTGCAATGACAAAGGAGAAATTATTGATTTTATGTTCACTCCAGCCAATGTAGACGACAGATTCCCTCTCAAACAAAAGAAGTTTCACGACAAATTATTTGGAAAAATTTTTGGAGACAAAGGATATATTGGGAAAGATTTATTTGAAAGACTTTTTGTAGACGGAATTCATTTAATAACTAAAGTTCGAAAAAACATGAAAAAGAAAGCAATGGACTATATGGATAAAGTTATCCTAAGAAAAAGAGCAATCATCGAAACAGTAAATGATGTACTAAAAAACACTTGCCAAATTGAACATTCTAGACATAGATCTTTTGATAATTTCATAACAAATATGATCTCTGGATTAATTGCATATTCTTTTTTACCTAAAAAACCTTCTATAAAAATCCCGAATATGTTACCGAATATTGCGATTGATTAG
- a CDS encoding pyridoxal-phosphate-dependent aminotransferase family protein, whose amino-acid sequence MKSRKLLMIPGPIEFESEVMQCMAVPTPSHVSPDFIDLFANSLKLMKEVWQCPSGQAFIVAGTGTLAMDMAAANLIETGDKALVISTGYFGLRYAVILKRYGAQVDILEAEVGNIVPLELIEQQLKSKSYKLLTFTHVDTSTAVLNDAKRIGALGKKYNVLTILDGVCSVAGEEIKQEEWGIDVVLTASQKAIGVPPGLALLVASKKAMQTFEQRTSPVSNYYGDWTNWLPIMKAYENKQASYFGTPAVNLVIALEKSLQLILEEGLDNRFVRHKSAGKAMRAAIKALGLDLLSKNEHVSANTLSAPLYPSKIDIATFLKSVNQGGVILAGGLLPQLKNNYFRIGHMGSVNKNDLLATVGAIESALKSNGYSHELGLGTAQILKHF is encoded by the coding sequence ATGAAATCGAGAAAATTATTAATGATACCTGGTCCAATAGAATTTGAAAGTGAAGTGATGCAATGTATGGCAGTACCAACTCCTAGCCATGTTTCACCAGATTTTATAGACCTCTTTGCCAATAGTTTAAAACTAATGAAAGAAGTTTGGCAATGCCCATCTGGTCAAGCATTCATAGTAGCAGGAACAGGTACACTTGCTATGGATATGGCTGCTGCAAACCTAATAGAAACTGGTGATAAAGCCCTTGTAATATCGACAGGTTACTTTGGGTTACGTTATGCAGTAATCTTAAAGCGATATGGCGCTCAAGTAGATATACTTGAAGCTGAAGTCGGTAACATTGTACCCTTAGAGCTTATCGAACAGCAACTAAAATCTAAAAGCTATAAACTTTTAACTTTTACACATGTTGACACATCAACAGCTGTTTTAAATGATGCTAAACGTATTGGTGCCTTAGGTAAAAAGTACAACGTATTAACCATTCTAGACGGTGTTTGTTCTGTTGCTGGCGAAGAAATTAAACAAGAAGAATGGGGAATTGATGTTGTACTTACAGCTTCTCAAAAAGCAATAGGAGTTCCTCCAGGACTCGCGCTTTTAGTGGCTTCTAAAAAGGCAATGCAAACATTTGAACAACGAACAAGTCCTGTTTCTAATTACTATGGAGATTGGACCAATTGGTTACCAATAATGAAAGCTTATGAAAATAAACAAGCCTCTTATTTTGGAACACCTGCAGTAAATCTTGTAATTGCTTTAGAAAAAAGTTTACAACTCATTTTAGAGGAAGGTTTAGACAATCGTTTTGTTCGACACAAAAGTGCAGGTAAAGCCATGCGAGCAGCAATTAAAGCTTTAGGCTTGGATTTATTATCAAAAAACGAACACGTTTCTGCAAACACGTTATCGGCTCCCTTATATCCCAGTAAAATAGACATTGCTACTTTTTTAAAGTCAGTAAACCAAGGAGGCGTTATATTAGCTGGAGGTCTTTTACCTCAATTAAAAAATAATTACTTTAGAATTGGACACATGGGATCGGTAAACAAAAATGATTTACTGGCAACGGTTGGAGCTATTGAATCAGCATTGAAAAGCAATGGGTATTCACATGAATTAGGGTTGGGAACTGCTCAAATATTAAAACACTTCTAA